A region of Cataglyphis hispanica isolate Lineage 1 chromosome 8, ULB_Chis1_1.0, whole genome shotgun sequence DNA encodes the following proteins:
- the LOC126851818 gene encoding xyloside xylosyltransferase 1-like: MPLLRKLLLRLTILVLFLVALYCYQTSNGGHWIVPNMRMQNASLGNLTTTLTVTNYSIEIVQDNYLSSTASTLLHDWADYYNIWCIFTKVASNSPMKRKFQIFVDSLLRLSSVNIAFHVISDDESKSIAQIVIRDVKVNTGKFIKFQVFYYDVHILATQLEDIVSVMSPHFSSKPGTYYSDALFFLSLGMHKIAPSHQKLAVMFDADTKFRRDVKDLFEEFNNFGKEALFGLAPELTPVYRHVLYLYRTKHPTTMFGEPRHKGGYPGYNSGMVLFNLERLRKSFEYKEIVTKNSVDTMTEKYHFKGHLGDQDFYTLLGMERPELIHTVDCGWNRQLCTWWRDRGYADIFANYSECHSEIKLWHGNCNTPIPDD; encoded by the exons ATGCCCTTGTTACGCAAATTACTACTGAGGCTGACAATCCTTGTGTTGTTTCTGGTAGCCCTTTATTGCTATCAGACATCCAATGGTGGGCACTGGATTGTGCCCAATATGCGCATGCAAAATGCAAGCCTGGGAAATCTTACAACCACCTTAACAGTAACAAATTATTCTATTGAAATTGTTCAagacaattatttatcttcgACAGCAAGCACTTTGCTACATGATTGGGCAGACTATTACAATATTTGGTGTATTTTTACCAAAGTTGCTTCAAACTCGCCCATGAAACGCaagtttcaaatatttgtagatTCTTTACTCAGATTGAGCTCTGTAAATATTGCTTTTCATGTAATAAGCGATGATGAGAGTAAAAGTATAGCACAAATTGTTATTCGAGATGTTAAAGTTAATACTGGGAAATTTATAAAg tttcaggtattttattatgatgtaCACATACTGGCCACACAACTAGAGGATATTGTGTCAGTTATGTCCCCACATTTCAGTAGTAAACCAGGGACATATTATTCTGATgcattattctttctctcactgGGTATGCATAAGATTGCACCCAGTCATCAGAAACTAGCTGTAATGTTTGATGCGGATACAAAGTTTCGCAGAGACGTGAAGGatttatttgaagaatttaacaattttgggAAGGAGGCTTTGTTTGGCTTGGCTCCAGAGCTAACTCCAGTTTACcgacatgttttatatttatatcgcacTAAACATCCAACAACAATGTTTGGCGAACCTCGACATAAAGGCGGATATCCTGGCTACAATAGTGGGAtggtactttttaatttagaaagacTACGAAAATCatttgaatataaagaaattgttaCTAAGAACAGTGTGGATACAATGACAGAGAAATATCACTTTaag GGTCATTTAGGCGATCAAGATTTCTATACACTTCTAGGCATGGAAAGACCAGAACTTATTCACACAGTTGATTGTGGTTGGAATAGGCAGCTTTGTACCTGGTGGCGTGATCGTGGTTATGCGGATATATTTGCTAACTATTCAGAATGCCACTCAGAGATTAAACTGTGGCATGGAAATTGCAATACTCCTATACCTgatgattaa